The following coding sequences lie in one Apium graveolens cultivar Ventura chromosome 1, ASM990537v1, whole genome shotgun sequence genomic window:
- the LOC141683811 gene encoding uncharacterized protein LOC141683811: MLQLQDRAGKSIKVEESMKKIVVNSAPVGNKKRKTGQEYDANDKYPRTSGNSDFNSKKNQLPRMGYNDSQLTPSGTPIYGFNQVVCQVEGVILLVTIGEEPREATQMSNFQVFKASSTYNTIMGRTGIHIFKAVPLTYHMVLSIEDMNVRENEELWGKPSEGLIPIPLDPLDLDKVTYAGASLEKPLKGRLTTFLQENNDIFSWIAADMPRIDPDLTTHKLNVNPTRKVVKLKKRTYTYDKLEAIKQEVEKLLKAGFIKEVQFPEWLENPIMVKKANEKWRMCIDFINLRDTCPKD, encoded by the exons ATGCtacagctccaggatagggccgGAAAATCTATCAAGGTGGAGGAAAGTATGAAGAAAATAGTGGTGAATAGTGCGCCTGTGGGCAACAAGAAGCGTAAGACGGGTCAGGAGTATGATGCCAATGACAAATATCCTCGAACTAGCGGAAACTCTGACTTCAATTCTAAGAAGAATCAGCTACCAAG GATGGGGTACAATGACTCCCAACTGACTCCTTCCGGCACTCCCATTTACGGGTTCAACCAAGTGGTATGCCAAGTCGAAGGAGTAATACTTCTTGTGACTATTGGAGAAGAGCCCAGAGAGGCCACACAGATGTCAAACTTTCAGGTTTTTAAGGCATCCTCAACTTACAAcactatcatggggagaacagggattCATATTTTCAAAGCCGTGCCTTTAACTTACCATATG GTTCTCTCCATAGAAGACATGAATGTCCGTGAGAATGAAGAACTTTGGGGGAAGCCGTCAGAGGGATTGATCCCAATCCCTTTGGATCCTTTAGACCTGGATAAGGTCACGTATGCTGGAGCATCTTTGGAGAAGCCCTTAAAGGGCCGGTTGACTACGTTCTTACAAGAGAACAATGACATATTTTCTTGGATAGCAGCTGACATGCCTCGAATTGACCCTGACCTTACAACTCACAAGTTGAATGTCAATCCAACTCGAAAGGTTGTCAAGCTGAAGAAGAGAACTTACACCTATGATAAGCTAGAAGCCATCAAGCAGGAGGTCGAGAAGCTCCTAAAAGCTGGATTCATCAAGGAAGTGCAATTCCCCGAGTGGTTGGAGAATCCCATAATGGTCAAGAAAGCTAATGaaaagtggaggatgtgcattGATTTCATCAATCTAAGAGATACATGCCCAAAAGATTGA